A genomic window from Ciona intestinalis chromosome 8, KH, whole genome shotgun sequence includes:
- the LOC100182919 gene encoding ubiquitin-conjugating enzyme E2 G2, whose amino-acid sequence MVGSALKRLMAEYKQLSLNPPEGIVAGPINEDNFFEWEALILGPEDTPFEGGVFRTTLNFPTDYPMSPPKMKFTSDMFHPNIYPDGRVCISILHSPGDDPMGYETSAERWSPVQSIEKILLSVMSMLAEPNPESGANVDASKMWRDDQEQFVKRAEKLVRKSLDLPENL is encoded by the coding sequence ATGGTTGGTTCTGCACTTAAGCGGCTTATGGCCGAATATAAACAGCTCTCGTTGAACCCACCTGAAGGTATTGTTGCAGGACCCATTAATGAAGATAACTTTTTCGAATGGGAAGCTCTGATTTTAGGTCCGGAGGACACCCCATTCGAAGGAGGGGTCTTCCGGACTACTTTAAACTTCCCAACAGACTACCCGATGAGTCCTCCAAAGATGAAGTTTACGTCCGATATGTTTCATCCCAACATTTATCCAGATGGAAGAGTTTGTATTTCAATCCTCCATTCGCCCGGTGATGACCCGATGGGTTACGAAACAAGTGCAGAGCGATGGTCTCCCGTACAGAGCATTGAAAAGATCCTCCTTTCTGTTATGAGCATGCTTGCGGAGCCGAATCCGGAGTCAGGAGCAAATGTGGACGCCTCGAAAATGTGGAGGGATGACCAGGAACAATTTGTAAAGCGAGCAGAAAAGCTAGTCCGAAAATCGCTTGATTTACCTGaaaatttataa
- the LOC100176732 gene encoding zinc metalloproteinase nas-13 isoform X3, translated as MKTICLIMGCLLFYVEVTVGVEMATCDDVYFAEDSGKISGTDTPNTIDVNRCMKATHDTQIECSFDVSKCTKDCSTLGYKTDEFGCVFSCDCNSNGFIEEDIKYDEKDVAQIKNAYDKTPKGVSEAASIGIKLWNENVVNGRTKVPYVIDSNMSTKARTAISQGIASYTENTCIDFVERTDEVNYIIFVSKGGCWSYVGRRGGKQEISIGIGCAWKGIVQHELMHALGFWHEQSRPDRDDHIRIIEENIIAGKEHNFNKRNSINSLGSNYDIQSIMHYGGFAFSKNREATIVERKTNQPVKSQREGFTEEDKKQLNLLYRCSSVVPVTTARPTTTTQVAGLTLFTVNSVSTSTRSFCRWGNIYTGDFNNDGRSDLLCYYRSHWMQISYGLTKAGYSTVGWEGPTKLCKFLPSLTVPGKVFVGDFNGDGKDDLMCRDDTSGKMRILFVGIRGFSNDDVDWEGEIPNLCGSADQLSIGDVDGDGDADLVCRKASGLISVLNNQFK; from the exons ATGAAAACTATTTGTCTCATAATGGGTTGTTTGTTGTTCTACGTTGAGGTCACAGTCG GAGTAGAAATGGCAACATGCGACGACGTGTACTTTGCTGAAGACTCGGGGAAAATAAGCGGAACTGACACTCCAAACACAATTGATGTTAACAGATGCATGA aAGCTACTCACGACACGCAAATAGAATGCTCGTTCGACGTTTCCAAGTGTACAAAAGATTGCTCGACACTTGGTTATAAGACTGACGAATTTGGCTGCGTTTTCAGCTGTGACTGCAACTCCAACGGTTTTATTGAGGAAGACATAAAATACGACGAAAAAGACGTCGCACAAATCAAAAAC gCATATGATAAAACCCCAAAAGGAGTTTCCGAGGCTGCGTCCATTGGAATTAAGTTATGGAACGAAAATGTGGTGAATGGACGAACGAAAGTTCCTTACGTAATTGATAGTAACATGT CGACCAAAGCAAGAACGGCAATTAGTCAAGGGATAGCTTCATACACCGAGAATACTTGTATTGACTTCGTAGAGAGAACCGATGAAGTGAATTACATTATCTTTGTATCTAAGGGAGGCTGCTG GTCATACGTCGGTAGGCGAGGAGGGAAACAAGAAATCTCGATCGGTATCGGCTGCGCGTGGAAAGGAATAGTTCAACATGAGCTTATGCACGCACTTGGTTTCTGGCATGAACAATCTAGACCTGACCGTGACGATCACATCAGAATAATTGAAGAGAATATTATTGCAG GAAAGGAacataactttaacaaaaGAAATTCGATAAATTCTCTCGGATCCAACTACGACATTCAATCCATAATGCATTACGGTGGATTTGCGTTTTCAAAGAACCGAGAAGCAACTATTGTTGAACGAAAAACAAACCAGCCAGTTAAATCTCAACGAGAAGGATTCACGGAGGAAGACAAGAAGCAATTAAATCTTCTCTATCGATGTTCGTCTGTCGTGCCAGTTACAACCGCTAGACCAACAACTACAACTCAAGTCGCAG GTCTCACGTTGTTCACGGTTAATTCTGTGTCTACCTCTACTCGTTCATTTTGTCGCTGGGGAAATATTTACACCGGAGATTTTAACAACGATGGTCGGTCGGATTTACTCTGCTATTACAGAAGTCACTGGAT GCAAATATCATACGGGTTAACAAAAGCGGGATATTCGACAGTGGGTTGGGAAGGACCGACCAAGCTGTGCAAATTCTTACCGAGTCTTACTGTTCCTGGCAAAGTGTTTGTTGGTGATTTTAATGGCGATGGAAAAGACGATTTGATGTGCAGAGATGATACAAGCGG GAAAATGAGAATTCTGTTCGTTGGGATTCGAGGTTTCAGCAACGATGACGTGGATTGGGAAGGTGAAATTCCGAATTTATGTGGCTCAGCAGATCAACTTTCTATTGGAGATGTAGACGGTGATGGAGATGCTGATCTTGTGTGTCGAAAAGCATCTGGACTTATTTCAGTTTTGAACAACCAGTTTAAATGA
- the LOC100186950 gene encoding isocitrate dehydrogenase [NAD] subunit gamma, mitochondrial-like, translating into MSLTRTASSVLKKCCDLKILHRASSSLSSSSDPLSSTTSRQFALYGGRQTVTLIPGDGIGPEVSDAVRKIFLSAGVPVDFEEVNVTSSNLRSGSCEDALVSIRRNEVALKGNIETNVDELDLDEKSANVILRTKLDLFANVIKVKSIPGIITRHNMIDIRLIRENTEGEYSNLEHEGVPGVVESLKIITAKNSLRIARFAFEYAQRNGRKKVTAVHKANIMKLSDGLFLQCCREVACDFPDIEFEDMIIDNTTMQMVSNPYQFDVMVMPNLYGNILGNVCCGLVGGPGVVAGANIGSKHRVFETATRNTGKSIAGLNIANPSAFIFSSSHMLKYIGLHKYASLISQALVDTLQLDRIHTPDLGGSHTTSDVVDAVCKRVESQAYKVRYDQTPHKQHGW; encoded by the exons atgtccCTTACTCGAACTGCTAGTTCTGTTTTAAAGAAGTGCTGTGATcttaag ATTTTACACCGCGCATCTTCATCTCTCTCCTCTTCCTCTGATCCTCTCTCTTCTACAACGTCTCGTCAATTTGCCCTCTACGGGGGAAGACAGACGGTGACTCTTATACCAGGTGATGGTATTGGACCCGAGGTCTCAGATGCAGTGAGAAAGATTTTCCTCAGTGCAG gaGTTCCCGTGGATTTTGAGGAAGTCAACGTAACTTCAAGTAATCTAAGATCTGGTTCTTGTGAAGATGCTCTTGTCTCCATAAGAAGGAATGAGGTTGCATTGAAAG gaaACATTGAAACAAACGTGGATGAATTGGATCTTGATGAAAAATCTGCCAACGTTATTTTGag AACTAAACTTGACTTATTTGCGAATGTAATCAAAGTAAAAAGTATTCCTGGCATCATAACTCGACACAACATGATTGATATTCGTCTCATACGAGAAAATACTGAAGGAGAATATTCAAACCTCGAGCATGAG gGAGTACCTGGTGTTGTGGAAagcttaaaaataataactgcGAAAAATTCTTTACGTATCGCTCGTTTTGCGTTTGAATATGCGCAACGGAACGGAAGAAAGAAAGTAACAGCTGTGCACAAAGCAAACATCAT GAAACTGAGTGATGGtctatttttacaatgttgcCGAGAAGTTGCGTGCGATTTCCCCGATATTGAGTTCGAAGACATGATTATTGATAACACTACCATGCAGATGGTGTCCAACCCATACCAGTTTGATGTTATGGTGATGCCAAACCTTTACGGGAATATTCTTG gaAATGTTTGCTGTGGTCTAGTTGGTGGTCCAGGTGTTGTAGCAGGGGCCAACATCGGGTCTAAACATCGGGTGTTTGAAACT GCGACTCGAAACACTGGAAAGAGCATTGCTGGTTTGAACATTGCAAATCCTTCAGCGTTTATATTTTCCAGCTCTCACATGCTTAAATATATTGG GTTACACAAATACGCGAGTCTCATCAGTCAAGCTTTGGTTGATACTTTGCAACTAGATCGG atacaTACTCCGGATCTGGGAGGTAGTCACACCACAAGTGACGTAGTCGATGCTGTTTGCAAACGGGTCGAATCCCAAGCTTATAAAGTTCGTTACGACCAGACACCACACAAACAGCATGGCTGGTAA
- the LOC100176732 gene encoding uncharacterized protein LOC100176732 isoform X1: protein MKTICLIMGCLLFYVEVTVGVEMATCDDVYFAEDSGKISGTDTPNTIDVNRCMKATHDTQIECSFDVSKCTKDCSTLGYKTDEFGCVFSCDCNSNGFIEEDIKYDEKDVAQIKNAYDKTPKGVSEAASIGIKLWNENVVNGRTKVPYVIDSNMSTKARTAISQGIASYTENTCIDFVERTDEVNYIIFVSKGGCWSYVGRRGGKQEISIGIGCAWKGIVQHELMHALGFWHEQSRPDRDDHIRIIEENIIAGKEHNFNKRNSINSLGSNYDIQSIMHYGGFAFSKNREATIVERKTNQPVKSQREGFTEEDKKQLNLLYRCSSVVPVTTARPTTTTQVAVSWLNWGAWGTCSVTCGVGVSRRSRRCLDVAGVVSTGCAGQAISTKSCEQSKCTSTSSWGQWGSWGSCTRSCGRGFQWRYRGCVNGVSGSGGCLGSAWSGRICNTNKCPPKPRLTLFTVNSVSTSTRSFCRWGNIYTGDFNNDGRSDLLCYYRSHWMQISYGLTKAGYSTVGWEGPTKLCKFLPSLTVPGKVFVGDFNGDGKDDLMCRDDTSGKMRILFVGIRGFSNDDVDWEGEIPNLCGSADQLSIGDVDGDGDADLVCRKASGLISVLNNQFK from the exons ATGAAAACTATTTGTCTCATAATGGGTTGTTTGTTGTTCTACGTTGAGGTCACAGTCG GAGTAGAAATGGCAACATGCGACGACGTGTACTTTGCTGAAGACTCGGGGAAAATAAGCGGAACTGACACTCCAAACACAATTGATGTTAACAGATGCATGA aAGCTACTCACGACACGCAAATAGAATGCTCGTTCGACGTTTCCAAGTGTACAAAAGATTGCTCGACACTTGGTTATAAGACTGACGAATTTGGCTGCGTTTTCAGCTGTGACTGCAACTCCAACGGTTTTATTGAGGAAGACATAAAATACGACGAAAAAGACGTCGCACAAATCAAAAAC gCATATGATAAAACCCCAAAAGGAGTTTCCGAGGCTGCGTCCATTGGAATTAAGTTATGGAACGAAAATGTGGTGAATGGACGAACGAAAGTTCCTTACGTAATTGATAGTAACATGT CGACCAAAGCAAGAACGGCAATTAGTCAAGGGATAGCTTCATACACCGAGAATACTTGTATTGACTTCGTAGAGAGAACCGATGAAGTGAATTACATTATCTTTGTATCTAAGGGAGGCTGCTG GTCATACGTCGGTAGGCGAGGAGGGAAACAAGAAATCTCGATCGGTATCGGCTGCGCGTGGAAAGGAATAGTTCAACATGAGCTTATGCACGCACTTGGTTTCTGGCATGAACAATCTAGACCTGACCGTGACGATCACATCAGAATAATTGAAGAGAATATTATTGCAG GAAAGGAacataactttaacaaaaGAAATTCGATAAATTCTCTCGGATCCAACTACGACATTCAATCCATAATGCATTACGGTGGATTTGCGTTTTCAAAGAACCGAGAAGCAACTATTGTTGAACGAAAAACAAACCAGCCAGTTAAATCTCAACGAGAAGGATTCACGGAGGAAGACAAGAAGCAATTAAATCTTCTCTATCGATGTTCGTCTGTCGTGCCAGTTACAACCGCTAGACCAACAACTACAACTCAAGTCGCAG TTTCTTGGTTAAATTGGGGAGCATGGGGCACGTGTTCAGTGACATGCGGGGTGGGGGTTTCTCGTCGCAGTAGACGATGCTTAGATGTGGCTGGTGTTGTAAGTACGGGGTGTGCGGGACAAGCCATTTCTACCAAGTCATGTGAACAAAGCAAATGTACTTCTACTTCTTCGTGGGGTCAATGGGGCTCATGGGGTTCGTGTACCAGATCATGCGGAAGGGGTTTTCAATGGAG atacCGAGGTTGTGTAAACGGAGTCAGTGGTTCAGGTGGTTGTTTAGGTTCGGCTTGGAGCGGAAGGATTTGCAACACTAACAAATGTCCACCAAAGCCAC GTCTCACGTTGTTCACGGTTAATTCTGTGTCTACCTCTACTCGTTCATTTTGTCGCTGGGGAAATATTTACACCGGAGATTTTAACAACGATGGTCGGTCGGATTTACTCTGCTATTACAGAAGTCACTGGAT GCAAATATCATACGGGTTAACAAAAGCGGGATATTCGACAGTGGGTTGGGAAGGACCGACCAAGCTGTGCAAATTCTTACCGAGTCTTACTGTTCCTGGCAAAGTGTTTGTTGGTGATTTTAATGGCGATGGAAAAGACGATTTGATGTGCAGAGATGATACAAGCGG GAAAATGAGAATTCTGTTCGTTGGGATTCGAGGTTTCAGCAACGATGACGTGGATTGGGAAGGTGAAATTCCGAATTTATGTGGCTCAGCAGATCAACTTTCTATTGGAGATGTAGACGGTGATGGAGATGCTGATCTTGTGTGTCGAAAAGCATCTGGACTTATTTCAGTTTTGAACAACCAGTTTAAATGA
- the LOC100176732 gene encoding uncharacterized protein LOC100176732 isoform X2, translated as MKTICLIMGCLLFYVEVTVGVEMATCDDVYFAEDSGKISGTDTPNTIDVNRCMKATHDTQIECSFDVSKCTKDCSTLGYKTDEFGCVFSCDCNSNGFIEEDIKYDEKDVAQIKNAYDKTPKGVSEAASIGIKLWNENVVNGRTKVPYVIDSNMSTKARTAISQGIASYTENTCIDFVERTDEVNYIIFVSKGGCWSYVGRRGGKQEISIGIGCAWKGIVQHELMHALGFWHEQSRPDRDDHIRIIEENIIAGKEHNFNKRNSINSLGSNYDIQSIMHYGGFAFSKNREATIVERKTNQPVKSQREGFTEEDKKQLNLLYRCSSVVPVTTARPTTTTQVAVSWLNWGAWGTCSVTCGVGVSRRSRRCLDVAGVVSTGCAGQAISTKSCEQSKCTSTSSWGQWGSWGSCTRSCGRGFQWRYRGCVNGVSGSGGCLGSAWSGRICNTNKCPPKPRLTLFTVNSVSTSTRSFCRWGNIYTGDFNNDGRSDLLCYYRSHWMQISYGLTKAGYSTVGWEGPTKLCKFLPSLTVPGKVFVGDFNGDGKDDLMCRDDTSGTNTCAVLSLCDTTSIYSEKSKLPTIMH; from the exons ATGAAAACTATTTGTCTCATAATGGGTTGTTTGTTGTTCTACGTTGAGGTCACAGTCG GAGTAGAAATGGCAACATGCGACGACGTGTACTTTGCTGAAGACTCGGGGAAAATAAGCGGAACTGACACTCCAAACACAATTGATGTTAACAGATGCATGA aAGCTACTCACGACACGCAAATAGAATGCTCGTTCGACGTTTCCAAGTGTACAAAAGATTGCTCGACACTTGGTTATAAGACTGACGAATTTGGCTGCGTTTTCAGCTGTGACTGCAACTCCAACGGTTTTATTGAGGAAGACATAAAATACGACGAAAAAGACGTCGCACAAATCAAAAAC gCATATGATAAAACCCCAAAAGGAGTTTCCGAGGCTGCGTCCATTGGAATTAAGTTATGGAACGAAAATGTGGTGAATGGACGAACGAAAGTTCCTTACGTAATTGATAGTAACATGT CGACCAAAGCAAGAACGGCAATTAGTCAAGGGATAGCTTCATACACCGAGAATACTTGTATTGACTTCGTAGAGAGAACCGATGAAGTGAATTACATTATCTTTGTATCTAAGGGAGGCTGCTG GTCATACGTCGGTAGGCGAGGAGGGAAACAAGAAATCTCGATCGGTATCGGCTGCGCGTGGAAAGGAATAGTTCAACATGAGCTTATGCACGCACTTGGTTTCTGGCATGAACAATCTAGACCTGACCGTGACGATCACATCAGAATAATTGAAGAGAATATTATTGCAG GAAAGGAacataactttaacaaaaGAAATTCGATAAATTCTCTCGGATCCAACTACGACATTCAATCCATAATGCATTACGGTGGATTTGCGTTTTCAAAGAACCGAGAAGCAACTATTGTTGAACGAAAAACAAACCAGCCAGTTAAATCTCAACGAGAAGGATTCACGGAGGAAGACAAGAAGCAATTAAATCTTCTCTATCGATGTTCGTCTGTCGTGCCAGTTACAACCGCTAGACCAACAACTACAACTCAAGTCGCAG TTTCTTGGTTAAATTGGGGAGCATGGGGCACGTGTTCAGTGACATGCGGGGTGGGGGTTTCTCGTCGCAGTAGACGATGCTTAGATGTGGCTGGTGTTGTAAGTACGGGGTGTGCGGGACAAGCCATTTCTACCAAGTCATGTGAACAAAGCAAATGTACTTCTACTTCTTCGTGGGGTCAATGGGGCTCATGGGGTTCGTGTACCAGATCATGCGGAAGGGGTTTTCAATGGAG atacCGAGGTTGTGTAAACGGAGTCAGTGGTTCAGGTGGTTGTTTAGGTTCGGCTTGGAGCGGAAGGATTTGCAACACTAACAAATGTCCACCAAAGCCAC GTCTCACGTTGTTCACGGTTAATTCTGTGTCTACCTCTACTCGTTCATTTTGTCGCTGGGGAAATATTTACACCGGAGATTTTAACAACGATGGTCGGTCGGATTTACTCTGCTATTACAGAAGTCACTGGAT GCAAATATCATACGGGTTAACAAAAGCGGGATATTCGACAGTGGGTTGGGAAGGACCGACCAAGCTGTGCAAATTCTTACCGAGTCTTACTGTTCCTGGCAAAGTGTTTGTTGGTGATTTTAATGGCGATGGAAAAGACGATTTGATGTGCAGAGATGATACAAGCGG cacTAATACTTGCGCAGTACTTTCTCTTTGTGACACGACAAGCATCTATTCTGAAAAGTCTAAATTACCAACTATAAtgcattaa
- the LOC100184555 gene encoding uncharacterized protein LOC100184555, with protein MKLFLTYFTLVFFICLGDTFPLGPETRSLRMLEGESRPTHHHHHNHHHSDEDVNRLRRLDQIIGRIEDAAISRESDDEPIPDVDASDLSSVADVVSLVDNVVDTPDVKLNQLAFQIIALPHKFSRYDLNRDGYVTQLELAESTGTLLEDCADPFERADKDGDGLLTKEELHQAPWVFNERAR; from the exons atgaaactttttttgacTTATTTCACCCtggttttttttatttgtctcggCGACACCTTTCCTCTCGGACCCGAGACAAGATCATTACGAATGCTAGAG GGTGAATCTCGTCCTACACATCATCACCACCACAACCATCATCATAGTGATGAAGATGTGAACAGGCTCCGGAGGTTGGACCAGATCATCGGAAGAATCGAAGATGCTGCGATCTCTAGAGAGTCGGATGATGAACCGATCCCGGATGTTGATGCGAGTGATCTTTCATCTGTTGCAGATGTTGTATCCCTGGTAGACAACGTAGTTGACACCCCGGATGTTAAACTGAATCAATTAGCGTTTCA GATAATCGCATTACCGCACAAGTTTAGCCGCTATGATCTTAATCGGGATGGCTACGTAACACAATTGGAGTTGGCTGAATCAACGGGAACCTTACTTGAAGACTGCGCTGATCCGTTCGAAAGGGCCGACAAAGACG GCGACGGATTGCTGACGAAAGAAGAACTCCATCAAGCTCCGTGGGTTTTCAATGAGAGAGCGCGTTGA